One Desertibacillus haloalkaliphilus DNA window includes the following coding sequences:
- the metH gene encoding methionine synthase — translation MAIKRFEQQLKKKILVLDGAMGTMLQQADLSPVDFGGEEYDGCNEYLNITAPEVIEKIHYDYLDAGADLIETNTFGATSIVLADYDLQDHAKEINIASAQIARKVADQFSTEEWPRFVAGAMGPTTKSLSVTGGATFEQLVDAYEEQAEALIEGEVDVLLLETSQDMRNVKAAYIGIDRVFKRLAVTLPIIVSGTIEPMGTTLAGQNIEAFYLSLEHMKPTVVGLNCATGPEFMRDHVRSLSELATTYVSCYPNAGLPDEEGHYHESPESLATKLVAFAEKGWLNLVGGCCGTTPEHIKAIVEAFKDQQPRQLNDEHPHAVSGIEPLVYDDSMRPLFVGERTNVIGSRKFKRLIAEGKYEEASEIARAQVKRGAHVIDICLADPDRDELSDMEEFLKFVINKVKVPLMIDTTDEVVLERALSYSQGKAIINSINLEDGEERFEKIAPIIHKYGAAVVVGTIDEEGMAVTAKRKLEVAKRSYDLLVHKYKIEPSDIIFDPLVFPVGTGDEQYIGSAQATVDGIRMIKEELPECLTILGVSNVSFGLPPVGREVLNAVYLYHCTQAGLDYAIVNTEKLERYPSISDDEKEMARTLLFETTDESLATFTAFYRGKKATDKVVKTNLTLEERLANYIVEGTKEGLIKDLDIALESYDDPLKIINGPLMNGMDEVGRLFNNNELIVAEVLQSAEVMKASVAHLEPHMEKKENDDGKGKILLATVKGDVHDIGKNLVEIILSNNGFKIVNLGIKVTSNELLEAIDREKPDAIGLSGLLVKSAQQMVLTAQDLKQQKVSIPILVGGAALTRKFTDTKIAAEYDGVVAYAKDAMNGLEIANRILSPEEREKFMTELKHKQESQLERSVDQVERGGAASTAVLTRSNVSTSVPVFTPQDLKPHVLRNYKISHIEPYINLQMLMGKHLGLQGKVSRLLDEGNEKALNLKEKIDELIQDAKQNGTIEANGMYQFFPAQSDGNDIIIYDPVDKQTEIERFTFPRQPVEPHLCLADYLRPVTSGELDYVGFLAVTAGKGIRDLATKAKDDGDYLYSHLIQATALETAEAFAERVHHLMRDQWGFPDSPDFTMQERFAAKYQGVRVSYGYPACPNLEDQAKLFKLLQPEQIGIQLTDEFMMEPEASVTAMVFAHPEGRYFNVN, via the coding sequence ATGGCAATCAAACGATTTGAACAGCAATTAAAAAAGAAAATACTCGTTTTAGATGGTGCGATGGGTACCATGCTGCAACAAGCGGATTTAAGTCCCGTTGACTTTGGTGGAGAGGAATATGACGGATGTAATGAATATTTGAATATAACGGCACCGGAAGTGATCGAAAAAATTCACTATGATTACCTTGACGCCGGGGCAGACCTTATTGAAACGAATACATTCGGGGCAACGAGTATTGTATTAGCGGATTATGATTTACAAGATCATGCTAAAGAAATCAACATCGCTTCCGCTCAAATTGCGAGAAAAGTGGCGGATCAGTTTTCTACAGAGGAGTGGCCTCGTTTCGTAGCGGGAGCAATGGGGCCAACGACTAAATCTCTATCAGTCACAGGTGGGGCGACATTTGAGCAGTTAGTGGACGCCTATGAAGAGCAAGCGGAAGCTTTGATCGAAGGTGAAGTCGATGTTCTTCTCCTTGAAACGAGTCAAGACATGCGAAATGTTAAGGCTGCTTATATTGGGATTGATCGAGTCTTTAAACGCCTAGCGGTGACTTTACCGATTATTGTTTCTGGAACGATTGAGCCGATGGGGACGACGCTAGCCGGACAAAATATTGAGGCGTTTTATCTATCGCTTGAACATATGAAACCGACAGTAGTAGGCCTCAACTGTGCAACTGGACCTGAATTTATGCGTGATCATGTTCGTTCTTTGTCAGAATTGGCAACAACCTATGTTAGCTGTTATCCGAATGCGGGCCTTCCAGATGAAGAGGGTCATTACCATGAGTCACCAGAATCATTAGCGACAAAGCTTGTAGCTTTTGCCGAGAAAGGCTGGTTAAACCTTGTCGGTGGATGTTGTGGAACAACGCCAGAACACATTAAGGCGATTGTTGAAGCATTTAAGGACCAACAGCCACGTCAACTTAATGATGAACATCCTCATGCGGTATCAGGGATTGAACCGCTCGTCTATGACGACAGTATGCGTCCGTTATTCGTTGGTGAGCGTACGAACGTAATCGGCTCAAGAAAATTCAAGAGATTGATCGCTGAAGGGAAGTATGAAGAGGCTTCCGAAATTGCTCGAGCTCAAGTGAAGCGAGGGGCTCACGTGATTGATATTTGTTTAGCTGATCCTGACCGTGATGAATTGAGTGACATGGAAGAGTTTTTGAAGTTTGTCATCAATAAAGTGAAGGTCCCACTTATGATAGATACGACGGATGAAGTGGTATTAGAGCGCGCCTTGTCATATTCACAAGGAAAAGCAATTATTAATTCCATTAACCTTGAAGATGGAGAGGAGCGCTTTGAGAAAATAGCGCCAATTATCCATAAATATGGTGCTGCGGTTGTCGTTGGGACGATTGATGAAGAGGGAATGGCAGTAACAGCCAAGCGTAAACTTGAAGTGGCTAAGCGTTCATATGACTTACTTGTCCATAAATATAAGATTGAGCCAAGTGATATTATCTTTGATCCACTTGTATTCCCAGTTGGGACAGGTGATGAGCAATATATCGGTTCAGCACAGGCGACGGTTGATGGTATTCGTATGATTAAAGAAGAATTGCCCGAATGTTTAACGATTTTAGGAGTTAGTAATGTTTCTTTCGGTCTACCTCCTGTCGGTCGTGAAGTATTAAATGCAGTATATTTGTATCATTGTACACAGGCTGGTTTGGATTATGCGATTGTAAATACGGAGAAGTTAGAGCGTTATCCTTCCATTTCTGATGATGAAAAAGAAATGGCAAGAACACTATTATTTGAAACGACAGATGAATCACTAGCAACGTTTACAGCGTTTTATCGTGGTAAAAAGGCTACAGACAAAGTTGTGAAAACGAACCTTACGTTAGAGGAACGACTCGCTAATTACATTGTTGAAGGTACAAAAGAAGGTCTGATCAAAGATTTAGATATAGCGCTAGAGAGCTATGATGATCCACTTAAGATCATCAACGGACCACTCATGAATGGTATGGATGAAGTTGGGCGCTTGTTTAATAACAATGAATTGATTGTTGCTGAAGTTCTTCAAAGTGCAGAAGTGATGAAGGCATCCGTTGCTCACCTTGAGCCGCACATGGAGAAAAAAGAAAATGATGACGGTAAAGGAAAAATCTTATTAGCGACGGTCAAAGGTGATGTCCATGATATCGGTAAGAACCTTGTAGAAATCATTTTAAGTAACAATGGCTTTAAAATTGTCAATCTAGGAATTAAAGTAACTTCTAATGAACTACTTGAAGCGATCGACCGTGAAAAACCAGACGCGATTGGTTTATCTGGATTATTAGTTAAGTCAGCACAGCAAATGGTATTAACAGCTCAAGATTTAAAACAACAGAAAGTGTCGATTCCAATCCTTGTTGGTGGGGCAGCGTTAACACGTAAATTCACAGACACGAAGATTGCTGCGGAATATGATGGTGTTGTTGCTTACGCGAAGGATGCCATGAATGGCCTTGAAATTGCCAACCGAATTTTAAGTCCGGAAGAGCGAGAGAAGTTCATGACTGAATTAAAACATAAGCAGGAAAGCCAACTTGAGCGGTCAGTTGATCAGGTTGAACGAGGGGGCGCGGCATCAACAGCTGTGTTGACAAGATCAAATGTTTCAACAAGCGTTCCTGTCTTTACACCGCAAGATTTAAAACCACATGTCCTGCGCAACTATAAAATTAGCCATATTGAACCGTATATTAACTTACAAATGCTAATGGGGAAACATTTAGGTCTTCAAGGGAAAGTGAGTCGTTTGTTAGATGAAGGTAATGAAAAGGCGCTTAACCTCAAGGAAAAGATAGATGAGTTAATTCAGGATGCTAAACAAAACGGTACGATTGAGGCTAATGGGATGTATCAATTTTTCCCGGCACAATCGGATGGGAATGATATTATCATCTATGATCCGGTTGATAAGCAAACGGAAATTGAACGATTTACGTTCCCGCGTCAGCCTGTAGAGCCGCACTTGTGTCTTGCTGATTATCTTCGCCCAGTTACTAGTGGTGAACTTGATTATGTTGGATTTTTAGCAGTGACAGCAGGAAAAGGCATTCGCGATCTAGCAACAAAAGCAAAGGATGATGGTGATTACTTATACAGCCATCTCATTCAAGCAACTGCATTGGAAACTGCTGAAGCGTTTGCTGAACGTGTTCACCATTTAATGAGAGATCAATGGGGGTTCCCAGATTCACCAGATTTTACGATGCAAGAACGCTTTGCGGCTAAGTATCAAGGAGTTCGTGTATCATATGGTTATCCTGCTTGTCCGAACCTTGAGGACCAAGCGAAGTTATTTAAATTGCTACAGCCAGAACAGATTGGCATTCAGCTAACTGATGAATTCATGATGGAGCCCGAGGCAAGTGTCACAGCAATGGTATTTGCCCATCCAGAAGGTAGGTATTTTAATGTTAACTAA
- a CDS encoding bifunctional homocysteine S-methyltransferase/methylenetetrahydrofolate reductase, translated as MNLLKDLQEKILIGDGAMGTLLYHQGVDRCYEELNLSNPERIADIHQSYLDAGAQVLQTNSYAANELKLSRYGLEDQVSKINKAAVAVAKQVAGKDAYVLGTIGGVRGIQKKDVSMQDVTNSFYQQFSVLAEERVDGLLLETYYDFEEIKTVLKLARNYTDMPIIAQVSLGEVGVLHGGMNVADALSELAQLGANVVGINCHMGPYHTIRSLEEVPLFDHAYLSAYPNASLPDYRDGRFVYQSNPSYFADSALRLREQGVRLLGGCCGTTPEHIAAMANAVNGLTPVNTKVVKSEGVREKITTIEPQREEAIHEVVSRRKSVIVELDPPKKLTSIDKFLEGAKQLKISGVDAITMADNSLASPRIDNMALGSILKNDLQTRPLVHVTCRDRNLIGLQSHLMGLHTLGINQLLAVTGDPTKVGDFPGASSVYDLSSFDLIRMIKQLNEGISFSGKALGEKTNFSVAAAFNPNVRHLERAVKRLEKKIDCGADYFMSQPIYSKEQIVEVYEATKHLSKPIYIGIMPLTGYRNAEFLHNEVPGIKLTDDIRERMASHGEDREAAQQEGIAIAKDLIDTAYEYFNGIYLITPFLRYEMTVTLTNYVQQKDIVNNQFVQ; from the coding sequence ATGAACTTATTAAAAGACCTACAAGAAAAAATACTGATCGGGGATGGAGCCATGGGGACTCTCCTTTATCATCAAGGTGTGGATCGTTGCTATGAAGAGTTGAACCTTTCAAATCCTGAACGAATAGCAGATATCCATCAATCTTATCTTGATGCAGGTGCTCAAGTGCTACAAACCAATTCGTATGCAGCTAACGAATTGAAATTATCACGGTATGGGCTTGAAGATCAGGTTAGTAAAATCAATAAAGCAGCGGTTGCAGTTGCCAAGCAAGTAGCAGGCAAAGATGCTTATGTATTGGGGACAATTGGTGGCGTTCGTGGGATCCAGAAAAAAGACGTTTCCATGCAAGATGTGACAAACAGTTTTTATCAACAGTTTTCAGTATTAGCAGAAGAGCGTGTCGATGGTTTATTGCTTGAAACGTATTATGATTTTGAAGAGATAAAAACGGTTTTAAAGTTAGCTCGCAATTACACCGACATGCCGATTATTGCGCAAGTATCATTAGGTGAAGTGGGTGTGTTACATGGTGGTATGAATGTGGCAGATGCGCTATCTGAATTGGCACAACTAGGTGCGAATGTCGTCGGAATCAACTGCCATATGGGACCATACCATACAATTCGTTCATTAGAAGAGGTCCCTCTCTTTGACCATGCTTATCTATCTGCCTACCCTAATGCTAGTTTGCCAGATTATCGCGATGGTCGATTTGTTTATCAATCAAATCCAAGTTATTTTGCAGATAGTGCTCTTCGCTTAAGAGAGCAAGGTGTACGTTTACTTGGTGGATGCTGTGGAACAACTCCTGAACACATTGCAGCTATGGCTAATGCGGTGAATGGGTTAACACCTGTTAATACAAAAGTAGTTAAAAGTGAGGGAGTGCGCGAAAAAATAACGACAATCGAACCACAACGAGAAGAAGCGATTCATGAGGTTGTATCAAGAAGAAAATCAGTGATTGTAGAATTAGATCCGCCCAAAAAATTAACGAGTATTGATAAATTTCTCGAAGGGGCAAAACAGCTAAAGATCTCCGGGGTAGATGCAATAACCATGGCAGATAATTCATTAGCATCACCGCGTATTGATAACATGGCATTAGGCTCTATTCTTAAAAATGATCTACAAACACGTCCACTCGTCCATGTGACGTGCCGCGATCGAAATTTAATTGGTTTACAATCACATTTAATGGGGTTGCATACGTTAGGCATTAATCAATTGTTAGCTGTTACTGGAGATCCAACGAAGGTGGGGGACTTTCCAGGAGCTAGTTCGGTTTATGATCTCTCATCATTTGATCTGATTCGTATGATTAAACAGCTGAACGAGGGGATATCGTTTTCGGGGAAAGCACTCGGTGAAAAAACAAACTTCTCGGTAGCCGCAGCTTTTAATCCCAATGTTCGTCATCTGGAGCGAGCGGTAAAAAGGCTTGAAAAGAAAATAGATTGTGGAGCAGATTATTTTATGAGTCAGCCGATATACAGTAAGGAGCAGATTGTTGAAGTCTATGAAGCGACTAAGCATTTATCGAAGCCGATCTATATCGGGATCATGCCGCTTACGGGCTACCGCAATGCTGAATTTCTTCACAATGAAGTTCCTGGCATCAAGTTAACTGACGATATCCGCGAACGGATGGCCTCGCATGGCGAAGACCGTGAAGCAGCCCAACAAGAAGGGATTGCAATAGCGAAGGATTTAATTGATACGGCTTATGAGTATTTTAATGGCATTTATTTGATCACGCCATTTTTACGTTATGAAATGACTGTCACGTTAACCAACTACGTTCAACAAAAAGATATAGTAAATAACCAATTTGTGCAGTAG
- the prsW gene encoding glutamic-type intramembrane protease PrsW, with translation MFAVISAGIAPGIALLCYFYLKDDYERTTIAMVTRNFVYGSLIVFPVMVLQYAFEAEGYLLDAFSHAFIRAGLIEEFFKWFLLFFLSYKHARFNEHYDGIVFGAAISLGFATVENILYLIAYGIEGAIGRAFFPVSSHALFGVIMGYYLGKASVSSSKTFIWVFLSLTLPVVLHGLYDFMLLAANQYVKLLIVPFMFFLWWLALQKVKRANLSQRTKDLPIDKE, from the coding sequence TTGTTTGCAGTTATATCTGCTGGAATTGCACCGGGCATCGCTTTGTTGTGTTATTTTTATCTCAAAGATGACTATGAGCGTACAACGATTGCAATGGTGACTCGAAATTTTGTTTATGGCTCGCTTATAGTGTTTCCGGTGATGGTCCTACAGTATGCTTTTGAAGCGGAAGGGTATCTACTAGATGCATTTAGCCATGCATTTATACGCGCTGGGCTCATTGAAGAATTTTTTAAATGGTTCCTGCTATTTTTTCTATCGTATAAACACGCAAGATTTAACGAACATTATGATGGAATCGTATTTGGAGCTGCTATATCATTAGGGTTTGCAACGGTTGAAAATATTTTATACTTAATTGCTTATGGGATAGAAGGGGCGATTGGACGGGCGTTTTTTCCTGTATCGAGTCATGCATTATTTGGTGTGATTATGGGATATTATTTAGGTAAAGCAAGTGTTTCGTCTTCCAAAACCTTCATCTGGGTTTTCCTCTCTTTGACACTTCCAGTTGTATTGCATGGGCTATATGATTTTATGTTACTTGCAGCTAATCAATACGTGAAGTTATTAATTGTACCGTTTATGTTTTTCTTATGGTGGTTAGCCTTACAAAAAGTAAAAAGGGCTAATCTGAGTCAACGCACAAAGGATTTGCCGATAGATAAGGAGTGA
- the metC gene encoding cystathionine beta-lyase produces MSQDTYSFQTKLLHNDHKVDQQTGAVSVPIQHASTFHQFDFETFGNYDYGRSGNPTREALEETIAELEGGCRGFAFSSGMAAISTSFMLLSKGDHVVLTKDVYGGTFRLVTEVLTRLGIDHTFVDMTDVEEVKENIQPNTRLLYIETPSNPTLKITDIRAIVSLAKQNNCLTFLDNTFLTPALQKPLELGIDVVLHSATKFIGGHSDVIAGLAVVSDQELADQLAFLQNSFGAILGVQDCWLVLRGLKTLHVRMEHSSKAAHQIATWLSEVPEVEEVYYPGLESHRGHDIQANQAQGYGAVLSFRLRDREAVKQFVANAKIPVFAVSLGAVESILSYPATMSHAAMPKDEREKRGISDGLLRLSVGLEKPEDLIADFEQAFNQIRQNVTPS; encoded by the coding sequence ATGAGTCAAGATACGTATAGTTTTCAAACAAAATTGCTACATAACGATCATAAAGTTGATCAACAAACAGGAGCAGTGAGTGTACCGATTCAGCACGCGTCTACGTTTCATCAATTTGACTTTGAGACATTTGGTAATTACGATTACGGACGATCAGGGAACCCAACAAGAGAAGCGTTAGAGGAAACGATTGCCGAGTTAGAAGGTGGTTGTAGGGGATTTGCATTTTCATCTGGGATGGCGGCGATATCAACGTCATTTATGTTACTATCAAAGGGAGATCATGTCGTCTTAACAAAAGACGTCTATGGTGGAACGTTTCGTCTAGTAACAGAAGTTTTGACGCGGTTAGGTATTGATCATACGTTTGTTGATATGACAGATGTAGAGGAAGTAAAAGAAAATATCCAACCGAACACAAGATTACTCTATATCGAAACGCCATCAAATCCGACATTGAAAATTACAGATATCCGCGCAATAGTAAGCTTAGCAAAGCAGAACAATTGCCTAACGTTTTTAGATAATACGTTTTTAACACCAGCTCTTCAAAAGCCATTGGAACTTGGCATAGACGTAGTTTTACATAGTGCTACGAAGTTTATTGGCGGACATAGTGATGTCATTGCAGGCTTAGCTGTTGTCAGTGACCAAGAACTAGCGGATCAGCTTGCATTTTTACAAAACTCGTTTGGGGCAATATTAGGTGTTCAAGATTGCTGGCTTGTCTTAAGAGGGTTAAAAACGTTACATGTGCGAATGGAGCACTCGTCAAAGGCTGCTCATCAAATCGCTACGTGGTTAAGTGAGGTTCCTGAAGTTGAAGAGGTCTATTATCCAGGGTTAGAAAGCCATCGTGGTCATGACATTCAAGCGAACCAAGCACAGGGGTATGGTGCAGTCCTGTCCTTCCGTTTGCGAGATCGTGAAGCGGTTAAACAGTTTGTTGCGAATGCAAAAATTCCAGTATTTGCTGTCAGTTTAGGAGCTGTTGAATCGATTTTATCGTATCCGGCAACGATGTCGCATGCGGCGATGCCAAAAGATGAACGTGAAAAGCGAGGAATTAGTGATGGTTTACTCCGTTTATCGGTCGGGTTGGAGAAGCCGGAGGATCTTATCGCTGATTTTGAGCAAGCTTTTAACCAGATTCGTCAGAATGTTACGCCATCTTAA
- a CDS encoding asparaginase — translation MKKILLLHTGGTIAMHEDEQTGTVGPSVSNPLYSTIESLSKIASVIVDDFLHLPSPHITPQHMLELSKRIERRIKTEYFEGVVITHGTDTLEETAYLLDLLLDTDVPVVVTGAMRSSNELGADGPYNLISSVRTAASDAAHGKGVLVVLNDEIHTAKNVTKTHTSNIATFQSPQYGPIGIVTRRDVDFHHVPSKRERYDVSTLTKNIVLIKCYAGMDPSLLDAILTTSMDGLVIEAFGQGNVPPGIVPGLEKLIKHHIPIVLVSRSFGGIVQDTYSYSGGGRHLKELGIIFTNGLNGQKARIKLMIALEVTSDRNKLQELFLT, via the coding sequence ATGAAAAAGATATTACTTTTACATACAGGCGGTACGATCGCGATGCATGAAGATGAACAAACAGGTACCGTCGGCCCTAGTGTCTCAAATCCATTATATTCAACAATTGAATCACTTTCAAAAATTGCCTCCGTGATCGTTGATGATTTTCTACATTTGCCTTCGCCACACATCACACCACAACATATGTTGGAATTGTCTAAACGAATTGAGCGCCGTATCAAGACGGAATACTTTGAGGGCGTTGTCATTACACACGGAACAGATACACTCGAAGAAACAGCATATTTACTGGACCTATTACTTGATACTGATGTTCCAGTCGTTGTTACTGGTGCGATGCGATCCAGTAATGAACTTGGTGCGGATGGGCCTTATAATTTAATTTCTTCTGTCCGAACAGCAGCAAGTGATGCAGCACATGGCAAAGGCGTTCTTGTCGTTCTTAATGATGAGATTCACACTGCAAAAAATGTAACAAAAACGCACACGAGCAATATTGCTACATTTCAAAGCCCTCAATATGGGCCGATTGGAATTGTCACAAGACGCGATGTTGATTTTCATCATGTCCCTTCGAAACGAGAACGCTATGACGTTTCAACATTAACAAAAAATATTGTATTAATAAAATGTTATGCTGGTATGGACCCTAGCCTACTTGATGCAATTTTAACAACTTCGATGGATGGACTTGTCATCGAGGCATTCGGACAAGGAAATGTTCCCCCAGGCATCGTTCCGGGTTTAGAGAAACTGATCAAACACCACATTCCAATTGTTCTCGTTTCTCGTTCTTTTGGAGGTATCGTTCAAGATACGTATAGTTATAGTGGCGGTGGACGACACCTAAAAGAGCTTGGGATTATTTTCACAAATGGTTTAAATGGTCAAAAAGCGAGAATTAAATTAATGATCGCACTTGAAGTAACGTCAGATCGAAACAAACTTCAAGAACTATTCTTAACATAA
- a CDS encoding YpdA family putative bacillithiol disulfide reductase gives MEKEQVIIIGGGPCGLAAAIALIEKGYDPLVIEKENVVHSIYRYPTHQTFFSSSDKLEIGGVPFITVDRKPRRNQALSYYREVVKRKQIRVHTFEIVEKVSKQEQGTFRVQTMKGNQTTKLYEASYVIIATGYYDHPNLMGVPGEELDHVHHYFKEAHPFFDKDVVVIGGKNSAVDATLELEKVGARVTVLYRGSDYSSSVKPWILPEFVSLINHEKVDMQFEAEVKEITSTDVIYEQNGKEHKAKADFVFAMTGYHPDHSFLSAMGVHIDPGSGRPAFDAETMETNVAGIFIAGVIAAGNNANEIFIENGRFHGDLIAAEIANRAALKS, from the coding sequence ATGACCCGTTAGTGATTGAAAAGGAAAACGTCGTTCACTCAATTTATCGATATCCAACGCATCAAACATTCTTTAGTTCAAGTGATAAACTTGAGATTGGGGGAGTTCCATTTATAACGGTTGATCGTAAGCCGAGACGAAATCAAGCCCTTTCCTATTATCGAGAGGTTGTCAAACGTAAGCAAATAAGAGTACATACATTTGAAATAGTAGAAAAAGTGTCAAAGCAGGAGCAGGGAACGTTTCGTGTTCAGACAATGAAGGGTAATCAAACCACGAAACTATACGAAGCATCTTATGTAATTATCGCAACTGGATACTATGATCACCCGAATCTTATGGGCGTACCAGGTGAAGAATTAGACCATGTGCATCATTACTTTAAAGAGGCTCACCCATTCTTTGATAAAGATGTTGTCGTGATTGGAGGTAAAAATTCGGCCGTTGATGCCACGTTAGAGCTTGAAAAGGTAGGTGCTAGAGTCACTGTACTCTATCGAGGGAGTGATTATTCAAGTAGCGTAAAGCCATGGATTCTTCCTGAATTTGTATCGTTAATCAATCATGAGAAGGTAGACATGCAATTTGAAGCGGAAGTCAAAGAAATTACTTCCACGGACGTCATTTATGAACAGAACGGTAAAGAGCACAAGGCAAAGGCTGATTTTGTATTTGCTATGACAGGGTATCACCCTGACCATTCTTTTCTGAGTGCGATGGGCGTACACATTGATCCGGGGAGCGGTAGGCCAGCTTTTGATGCGGAAACGATGGAAACGAATGTAGCTGGTATCTTTATTGCAGGAGTGATCGCAGCTGGGAATAATGCGAATGAAATCTTTATTGAGAATGGGCGTTTTCATGGTGATCTTATTGCAGCAGAAATTGCAAACCGAGCAGCATTGAAGAGCTAA
- a CDS encoding methionine biosynthesis PLP-dependent protein yields MNRKQLETTLVQIGNRTDERTGAVNTPIYLSTAYRHAGIGQSTGYDYARTGNPTREVLENAIAELEGGDQGFACSSGMAAIQTVLSLFEQGDEILASQDLYGGTYRLFEQGWTKWGLTFTFSDPRNLEQFEQQITDKTKAIFIETPTNPLMQEADLGALNQLAKKHDLLFIVDNTFYTPLLQQPIREGADIVIHSASKYLGGHNDLIAGLIVAKGKELCEQLFLYHNGIGATLGSFDSWLLIRGMKTLALRMDQHERNATKVVEYLSNHPCVDEVLYPGRGGMISFRIISENWVDPFLQQLKLITFAESLGGVESLLTYPATQTHADIPEDVRVANGVCNRLLRFSVGVEYVEDLIQDLEQAFRYAKEHEQI; encoded by the coding sequence ATGAATAGAAAGCAACTTGAAACAACATTGGTACAAATTGGTAACCGAACGGATGAGAGGACAGGTGCCGTTAATACACCTATTTACCTATCAACGGCTTATCGGCACGCGGGAATTGGGCAGTCCACTGGCTATGATTATGCAAGAACTGGAAATCCAACGCGTGAAGTGTTGGAAAATGCGATTGCTGAACTTGAAGGTGGTGACCAAGGTTTTGCCTGTAGTTCGGGGATGGCTGCGATTCAAACTGTGTTATCATTGTTTGAACAGGGTGATGAGATTCTCGCTTCACAAGATTTGTATGGTGGAACCTATCGGTTGTTTGAACAAGGGTGGACGAAATGGGGACTAACGTTTACATTTAGTGACCCACGAAACCTTGAGCAATTCGAACAACAAATAACCGATAAGACAAAAGCAATCTTTATTGAGACACCAACCAATCCATTAATGCAAGAAGCAGATCTCGGTGCCCTAAATCAACTGGCAAAAAAGCATGATTTACTGTTTATTGTAGATAACACCTTTTATACGCCGCTGTTACAACAACCCATTCGTGAAGGGGCAGATATTGTTATCCATAGTGCGTCAAAGTATTTAGGTGGTCATAATGATTTGATTGCAGGCTTAATCGTTGCGAAGGGGAAAGAATTGTGTGAACAGCTTTTCTTATACCATAATGGAATTGGCGCAACTTTGGGTTCTTTTGATTCTTGGTTACTCATTCGTGGTATGAAAACACTTGCGTTACGCATGGACCAACATGAACGTAACGCGACAAAGGTTGTTGAATATTTAAGTAATCACCCTTGTGTCGATGAGGTTTTATATCCGGGACGAGGTGGGATGATTTCATTTCGAATTATAAGTGAAAACTGGGTGGATCCATTTTTACAACAATTAAAGCTGATTACATTTGCAGAAAGTCTAGGTGGTGTTGAGAGTTTACTCACATATCCTGCCACACAAACCCATGCGGATATTCCTGAGGATGTTCGGGTCGCAAATGGGGTTTGTAATCGGTTGTTACGGTTTTCAGTTGGAGTGGAGTATGTTGAGGATTTAATTCAAGATTTAGAGCAAGCTTTTCGCTATGCCAAAGAGCATGAACAAATTTAA